The DNA window TTAAATAATTCTTAGTGTTAATGTGGCGTTGCCTATTTCTCTTGAACACTTTACATATTATTGCAACATGTAGATATAAAATCACAATTAGTGCTTTGAAAGGCTGTTGTAAGTCCTTGAATCTGACTTTCAAATGTCAGCAACAGAACTTTCAGAGCACTcagtgaagacacacacacacagtctcaacCTACACGCATATTAACGCTTACTCCGTCATCTGTGttatattctgtgtgtgtgtgtgtgtgtgtgtgtttcagggcaCATCGCTCCATGGAGTGGTCGATTCTACTCACTGTGGGATACAGGGTGAGTACACAAAACAgtctgcacgcacacacacacacacacacgcgcgtttTTCAACAGCCGTTAGAATCGAGCCCACCctggtcaacatttctgtggaAAACATGAGGCATGCAGATGACAAATAGTTTATCCTCTTTATTGTTGCTATCGTTTTCTTCTATTTGGGGAGGACAGAGGACAAAAACGTGCCCCAGAGCCCCTGGAAAGAGTGTGTCACAGCAGTATACTTAGTAATGATCAAAACACATCGAGGTAGAGTCTTAAAAACACAGAGGGCAAAGGTCACGTGGAGCAGACAGGTGACAACGCAGGTGCTGCCTCCACCCATATAACAGGATTTGATCTACTGTCTACTAGAGCAGGCTGTAACAATGCAGTCCGCCCCACTATGGGCTGAGCCCCTTTGGTCGGGGGAAATTACATGGGAACATTTGTTAACAATTTTATCAGtgcaaaaaatttttttaccaAATTTGGTCATTCAGACTTCGGGCTGACTAATCTACCTAAACAACTCAAAGTCCATTCTGGACATCGAAgacagttccactccatttttttcCGCCCTGTAATAAGGGGCTTATTTAGACTTAGGACACTGGGGGGGTGCAATTAAAGATGAGGTCAAACGGAAAACCTGAATACCCCCGGCCTGGACATTTCCAATCACAAACGATTCAGTGGAACTGCCCTTTACCGTCCCTGTTTTACCGTCCCTGTTTTACCGTCCCTGTTTTACCCTTTACCGCCCCTGTTTTACCCTTTACCGCCCCTGTTTTACCCTTTACCGCCCCTGTTTTTACCCTTTACCGCCCCTGTTTTTACCCTTTACCGTCCCTGTTTGTCTACACTTTTAACATGCTTTGCTTGTCATTTCCTCATAGAGTGACTGTGACGTTGTTCATTTTTACATTGTCTACTGATGCTGATAATTCCAGAATTTAACCTTGTGAAGTTTTTGCTCCAAATTTTCAGACTGCTGTGTTGTTGTGCAATAACTATTAGCCTGCTGTAGCCAGGGCTGGAAGTAGAGGTGTCCCACTAGTTAGGGACTAAATGCATGTGTGCTTGCTTCTTTATTAATTCACTATAATCTCTGTGGGCCTGACTGGAGCAAACTAGTAATTGTCTAATACCAGGGTGTTACTTCAATTGCTTTAACGTCTGTTAACGCTCAATCTGTTAACGCTACAAACTCACGCCAAACCTGACCACATGCTTCCTCCTCCTTAGTTATCTGAACATTGATCATGTGATTACCATCATCCATCTCATTTGTCAGCTCAAAGGCaggcatttattttctttccaagACGGGCTCAAAATCAACTACAAAGTCAGCCATTTTGCTAGCAAAGGCTGGCTAACGCTTATCTGGACAGCCGCGTTAAGTAGTTAAGCATCCATTTGTTGTTATCAACATACGGCTCTGCTGCCCGGCCTAAACTGCCCGGCCTAAACTGAAAGCACCCCCGCTGTATGGCATGCACAAgactaataaataaatgttcctACATGATGAACAGGTAAAAGTTTGGAACGTCTCCCTGCATGTTTGTTTAACATTGTGAACATCATTAAATCTGGAGGGCTCTGGTACAAGTGAAGGTCTTGATGCCAGGAATGAGTGCTCCGTCGTATTTCCAGCAGAGAAACGCTTTCAGTCAAACAGTCAGTTGGCCATGTCATGAATTCATAAACACCCGACTCTGCtgcggagagacagagagctgtCAGAGTGCACCATCAGCTGTCTGTCTCAgagaaagtgtgtttgtgtgtgtgtttgctctgcTGCACTGCAGTAGGTTTTTtaaggcccccccccccccggttaatcctgtgtgtgtgggtgtgtttgttggtttgttGTGTACAAATATACTTTAGTGCCGTCCCATCAGAATTGCAGCTTCCTATTTGACAGATTAACTGCAGACCTGAGATAGATGTCAAAACAACCAATAGTTTAACTCTTTCTAGGTTCTCTCCTTGGCTACCCAAAGGAAACCGTGTTTATCAGTCTGTCAGTGCCCACTCACGTACTGCAGCCAAAATGGCCTGTTGGTGGAGCATCCCAATCCCTGTAGGTTAAGCCTTTCACTCAGGGAGATGATCTAAAGCAAATACATGGTTTAAAGAACAATCTGAAAAACCCAAGCAAAGCACCACATGGCTAAAAAGCAGTGTCCAGTCAACTTTTCGTCCTTCCTCTCTCCAGGTATGCTAAGATCCACATCCCAATCATCGCGTCAGTCTCCGAGCACCAGCCGACCACCTGGGTGTCGTTCTTCTTCGACCTCCACATCCTGGTCTGCACTTTCCCTGCCGGCCTCTGGTTCTGCATCAAGAACATCAACGACGAGAGAGTGTTTGGTGAGATGGAGGCTGTGACCTCTGGTGAAGGTCAAAGTTCATGGGTGTGGTTAAGGGCTGTGTTGACGTTCCGTCGCAAGAAAACACTCAGTAACATGTAACTACAAGACTGATGTGtcaattaaatgtgttttataaagccctttttttatCAGCAATGTTaaccaagtgcttttacagacactcTGCCAAAAAATTAATGAAAACAAGCAACAACATGATGTAGAAGTACAGCGGTGAGGAAAAAAACCTCCCTAGTATGATTGGAACCctagaaacctagagaggaacttGGCTATGAGGGGTAACAAGTCCACTTCTAGCTGTGTTTTAGCTTTggtgcacaaaaaaaaaaaatctaacctgTTCTGGGAGCACGATTGAGGAGACTCCTGGTGTTTGTGTCGGTTTAGGCCTCAGTGAATATGGCTTGGCTGGGTTGCTTTCCTCATTAACGATCCCAGTACAGAAAGACATGGAGGGGTTGGGTGGTTCTGTTTGTCATTAGTAATTAGCGGCTTGTTTAGGTCTTTCAGCTCGTTGTGTTCATGTCACAGAATAAGCAATTATGCCGAGCTGAGTGGCCTCTTCACATTACAACTAACCTGGCAGAGATGCTCCGTTTCCACGGCGTCAGAAGGGCCGTGTCAAATGCCAGTGGGTTGTGTTCCGGCTcgtgtttgtgtacataaacataacattttagcTGCGTTCTGGGAGTATTTTTCAACTGATATGTTGCCATAATATAGACCTGCTTAGTGAATTCGTTCATTGATATTAACTGAAACAGTTTTGGCTCCACCCAGCCTTGCCATGGGAACGTAGATCGTTTAAACCATTAGCACAGTTCGCTTGTCAAGTAGAATGACTAAAAGACGCTGTAACTGTTGCGCAAATTGACCCACTTTGATGAATCTTCCTTCAACCTAATATGTTGAACCATGACCCTGCTCTCTTCCACCCCCTATTGGCCCTGAATCAGTTTTTTTAAGCCCCCCTTTTTTTTGGTGCAGCTTTGTTTAGGTCAGAAACCTAGCAAATCCTTTACTTAACAACAAAAGCTGTACATGCCAGTGAGATACTTTAACCTTTCCTTTGTCTAACCACAAAGTctgtcaaattattattttgtgtttcaggGTTAAGTAGTTTTTTCCTGTTAGGGTAACGTTTCCAAGTCTGCCTTCAACCATGGAGGGAGCTGCGCAGACAGGTGCAGGGCATTGCTTAGCAACACGTTCCTGGAGGGAAACAAATGCATCCCAGATTGTTTGTGAATCCGTTCAAACCATACGGGCGGGCGTGACGCCTGAATTCTCTTGGTAAAAACGACATTCCCGTTCATAGGGGGTGGTGCGCGTCTATGAAAACGTGTCTCTGAAACACGAAACCTTGCGTTAGATTAGTCACTTGTGTGATGCAGGAAAAATCTGCCAAGTGCCAAACAGGAGATGGCCAGAAAAACATGAAGACAGGAtgatttgagtgttcagtcagtcagtcagtcagtcagtcagtcctgGTGACCCCTTCCTCAGCAGCTGGTGGAAATACAGGCTACCCTTTGAACGCAGGCCTGCAGTGAGGAGATGGAGACCCCAGACACCTCGGGTTTGATTTATTCCGTCTAGAAGCAATTGCATGGAAGTCAGGCCTCTGCCTGTGTAGACTGTCAAGTTAACAAGAGATGGTTACAGACTTGGCTCTCATAGATGCGTCTTCAAGAGGACAGCGCCTGTTCTCAGGCCAACAAAGATAAGCTTCTTGACAAATCCATCTGTTAGCTGGAGACGGTGGCTTTATCCTCAACAGGATACAACAGAGTTCCCTGGCCCACCCTGTTCTTAAGTAATGAGCCAGTTAAGACCCATGACACTAGGATAAAACAAAACTTACCCAAACCCGGTGGTTCAGACCCTAATCCtgctctctgccccccccccccccccccccccccagtggctctgtatgccatcaGCGCGGTCTACTTTGCCGGGGTGATGGTTCGGTTGATGCTGACCCTGACCCCAGTGGTGTGCATGCTGTCGGCCGTGGCCTTCTCCAGCGTCTTCCAACACTACCTGGGGGACGACATGAAGCGAGAGATTCCCGCCGTGGAGGACAACAGCGACGACGACGACAAGAGGAACTCTGGGAACCTCTACGATAAGGTACCGGGGTTCCAGTTCTAATCACACGCTAGTCCCTACATGGTGGACAACCTTTGCACAGGCCTTTGGCACCCTGTTTTATGAAGTGTTCCACCTGTTGACTGATCCCTGGCCTCCTATGCCATGTTTAATACACTACGCCTGCTGGTCCGATGTGATCGACGTGCCATTTAGAGACCGTTGAAGATCTGTTTAGAGAGAGGTGTTGTGTTCCAGCCCATCTCAAGTAAACTTGCCCTGTCGGGGGTGTTCCTACCGTGCGTCGACCGCTCTCCTCTCTGTGCTCCGCAGGCGGGGAAGGTGCGGAAGCACGTGTCGGAGCAGGACAAGGCGGAGGAGGGCCTGGGTCCTAACATCAAGAGCATCGTGACCATGCTGATGCTGATGCTGCTCATGATGTTCGCCGTCCACTGCACCTGGGTCACCAGCAACGCCTACTCCAGTCCCAGCGTGGTGCTGGCCTCCTACAACAACGACGGGTGAGACGGCGCTGTGCGCCCCCGGCCGTTGGTGCGTGTGCGCTCTGGTGCTCTTGTGTGTTgaccgcgtgtgtgtgtttcccctGTCGCCGCTCCCTGCGCAGGTCACGGAACATTCTGGACGATTTCCGCGAGGCGTACTACTGGCTGAGACAGAACACGGACGAGCACGCCAGGGTGATGTCGTGGTGGGACTATGGATACCAGATAGCGGGGATGGCCAATCGGACCACACTGGTGGACAACAACACGTGGAACAACAGCCACATAGCCCTGGTAAACAGACGCGTCGGTCCTGGAAGTTATTTTAAAGGAGCGGTCCGTTCTCATGGCCGTCCGTCAGAACGGTCATTCCAGCTGAGCAGACTGAGTCACTGCAAACGTCACTGGTTTAGATGAACAAATAAGAGTGACATCCACTACTAGCCTGTAAAAACACAAGATTAGTAATAATTTGACTGGAAGAGTGCTCCTTTAAAGTACATCATACAATCAAATAAGGAATCAGACAGACAAATATTTCCTACATTGTCATGAGTCTTGAATCTCGACATAAAGCTCTGGagaaaattatgagaccactgctcctttttctttcctttcaaaaaaagttgaaaaggaaagtttagagtgaggaacagaagcgttcaattcgctgtggtctcttaattttaacccttctgttcctcactcaaaaccttcatctCCAACGTTtttcggaaaggaaagaaaaaaggtgcagtggtctcttaatttttctccCAGAGCTGTAGTCAACAGTAGGAAAGCGAAGGAAGACTGCACCTCTGGCGCCACTGTGTGGACGTGTGAGTTAGtcaactctttctctctgtgtgtttctaggTGGGCAAGGCCATGTCATCAAATGAGAGTGCGGCATATGAGATCATGAGGTCATTGGATGTGGACTATGTGCTCATCATCTTCGGGGGCGTGATTGGCTACTCCGGTGATGACATCAACAAGTTCCTCTGGATGGTGCGGATCGCTGAGGGGGAACACCCGAAGGATATCAGGGTGACTATTGGCCGCTCTAATGACATCACGAACGTGGGAGACAAAGTGTTACCCCAGAAAAAACTGCATATGCTGATGTGAAACTTCCATTAGTAGCTTTGACCAAGGTCTTAGAAGTCCGTCCActggcattttaaaatatttccttTAGTAGCTCTGTCATGAGTTGGGGCATAAGCTGTCAATAACAACGATTTACTTAAGATACTGAGGGTGTCAGTGCTACTCATGTAGGAAGATGAACTTTACTGTCCATGTTTGTGAGAGACTTTTAGTTTTAGACACACTGCAACCTGttgatatttaaatttttattgtgttgatatattgcattacattttcttgagattggttaaaaaatatatattggtcGGGTACAACTGCATTCATGTAAATATAACTTCACCTCTGGCTGGTGTCGTTCCTGTCGTTCCTTTCCAAGACACTCTTCTTACCTTTATCAAGCTCTTGGACCCTATCCAGTCAGGATTCAAAACGGGTCACTCCAACGACCTCTCCTCTGTGCCACAGAGGCTCTTTGAACGGCCCGATCtaactctctcctctgtcctcatcctcctcaAACTTTCTGCTGCCATCGACATTGTGAGTCATAACGGGTCGATGTCTGCCGCAAAgttctctcttcttctccctaTACACCCATTATTGGCTCTGTCACATCCTCACGTGGTCTTTCCAGTCATCCTGAACCCTGGCTGACATCTTCCGCTTTCGATGTTGTCCCATAATTTCAAGCTTTACCTTGACAAGACTGAGCTGCTCTTCTTTCAGGGGAATGTCTGTCCACTCCTGGACATGTCCATCGTAGTTGACAACTGCAGTGTCCTCCACCCAGACTGCAAGTAACCATGGCGTGATCCTAGACGACCCGCTTTTGTTCTCTGCTAACATTAAAGCAGTGTCTCGCTCCTCGGTCAGGAAGCAGCACAGGGACTTTGCCAGGAACCTATGTCGCGTCTGGATTGTCGCAACTCATTCTTGGCGGAGCTCACAAAGTATGCAATGAAACCCCTGCAACTCATCCAGAACTGTGGTGACCCATCTGGTGTTGAATCTTCCCAAGTTCTCCCATTTGACCCCACTTCTTGCCTGTGGAGAAACGAGGAGCTTCTCCCTACCTTtaggcaatgctcaaaccccATGGCTCTTGTAGGGTTCCACCCTGTTCGGGCAGTTCGCGATCCACCcagtcaaaaaaaaaatgtcgGCCCTGGTATCTCAATGGTGGAGCCAGCTTCACAGAGTCTGCCCGtctttagaaaacatttggtgcagtTGGTTCCACTGCCACCACTtctgtctgttgtgttttataaacattttatttttgttgtttgtatggtctaattaattgattagaatgcacttcTGAACTGTGTGGTTGCTTCACCCagctctttgaaaatgtatacacttactGTAAGTCGCTTTGGATAAGAGCTAAAATGTTAATGCATAGAAGCCCAAGGCTTTGTCTGAGAGGCCTGTGTCTTCTCAGAGTCTTAATGATCTTTTCAAGATCTTAATGaagctgtctctgtgtgtcaccTCCTCAGGAAAGTGACTACTTCACCCCCCAGGGAGAGTTCAGGGTGGATAAGGCAGGATCTCCCATACTGCTCAACTGTCTCATGTACAAGATGTCGTACTACCGCTTTGGAGAGATGCAGGTAAGGAGACACTCACCACGTCTCTACAGATGCTCAACTGAAATCACTCTGGTGATGTAATATCAGTTATAGCGGATTGATTTCCGGGCGTGAGGCCTTTGACTAACTGGTGGCTGTGTGAACATGGTGTTAGACACTCAGATCTTAGCTTTGGGTTTGGCTTCACGATGCGTCTCCTCGTATGCTGTCCCTCACACTTCCTCTCGTCCCCCCAGTTGGACTTCCGGACACCCCCGGGTTTCGACCGAACCCGTAACGCTGAGATCGGCAACAAGGACATCAAGCTGAAGCACCTGGAGGAGGCGTTCACTTCCGAACACTGGCTGGTGCGGATCTACAAGGTGAAGAAGGAGGAGAACCGGGCCCCGCTGGATCACAGCCCCCGTAGTACcatcaccaacaaacagaagtACACCTCCAAAAAGGTATGGTTTGCATTGCGATGTGATCATCCGCTTTGGGTGGTATAGGATCGTGATCATCCGCTAGGGGTGATATGGGGTCGTGATCATCCGCTAGGGGTGATATGGGGTCGTGATCGTCCGCTAGGGGTGATATGGGGTCGTGATCGTCCGCTAGGGGTGATATGGGGTCGTGATCGTCCGCTAGGGGTGATATGGGGTTGTGATCATCCGCTAGGGGTGATATGGGGTCGTGATCATCCGCTAGGGTGGTTTCGGGTCGTGGTCATCCGCTAGGGGTTGTGATCGTTCTCTACTGGTGAAATGGGGTCATGATTAGTGTGGTGGAAATGATTGTAGACCTCACAATAGCGCGGTATCACAATTGCAATCTGAACATAACTTGGTAGGATGTGTATAGCACCCCGAATTCATGCAAGAGATCAAATATGCACAGTGtggatttctacaacatgaCAGAAAAACATTAACGTCTCCTAACCTGCATTTTCTGTTTCAGCCAGACGCACATTAAGTTTTAATTATGATATACGGTGTGGGAGAAGATGCGTGCTGAGAAGATGCGTGCTCGTGTCCCGGTCTAGAATGAGCTCTCTGTCTTCCGCTGGGTGTTTTAAATATATGCACATTGCTTGAGGACAC is part of the Esox lucius isolate fEsoLuc1 chromosome 16, fEsoLuc1.pri, whole genome shotgun sequence genome and encodes:
- the LOC105023487 gene encoding dolichyl-diphosphooligosaccharide--protein glycosyltransferase subunit STT3B; translation: MAEHHGSVSDSKHKASAANVGASFSGNGRTSPVANVSSGAERALSTGLAQPAGWQSLLSFTILFLAWLAGFSARLFAVIRFESIIHEFDPWFNYRSTHHLTINGFYEFLNWFDDRAWYPLGRIVGGTVYPGLMVTAGLIHYVLNLLHVTVHIRDVCVFLAPVFSGLTSISTFLLTRELWNQGAGLLAACFIAIVPGYISRSVAGSFDNEGIAIFALQFTYYLWVKSVKTGSVFWAIGCCLSYFYMVSAWGGYVFIINLIPLHVFVLLLMQRYSRRVYIAYSTFYIVGLVLSMQIPFVGFQPIRTSEHMAAAGVFALLQAYAFLQYLKDRLTKQEFQTLFFLGVSLAAGAVFLTVIYLTYTGHIAPWSGRFYSLWDTGYAKIHIPIIASVSEHQPTTWVSFFFDLHILVCTFPAGLWFCIKNINDERVFVALYAISAVYFAGVMVRLMLTLTPVVCMLSAVAFSSVFQHYLGDDMKREIPAVEDNSDDDDKRNSGNLYDKAGKVRKHVSEQDKAEEGLGPNIKSIVTMLMLMLLMMFAVHCTWVTSNAYSSPSVVLASYNNDGSRNILDDFREAYYWLRQNTDEHARVMSWWDYGYQIAGMANRTTLVDNNTWNNSHIALVGKAMSSNESAAYEIMRSLDVDYVLIIFGGVIGYSGDDINKFLWMVRIAEGEHPKDIRESDYFTPQGEFRVDKAGSPILLNCLMYKMSYYRFGEMQLDFRTPPGFDRTRNAEIGNKDIKLKHLEEAFTSEHWLVRIYKVKKEENRAPLDHSPRSTITNKQKYTSKKTTKRKRGHVKNKLVLKKGKKLNNKKSV